From Vibrio splendidus, a single genomic window includes:
- a CDS encoding TolC family outer membrane protein produces the protein MAFPAAAQTLEQAVAFTLESNPDIKSAYNEYVSKRYLNDASGGAYRPSIDLDGGIGYEHTDLATNSSTTDLTRKEATITLTQLIWDGANTSNDIDRTAADAESVRYQLISNAQDIALEVTKVYLDAVKAYEVLSLSENNLATHKKIYSDIRKRVESGIGSTADMSQVEARIAKAHGNLLAAQNNLFDTHTQFKRLVGQSPLGLTFPRADAGAIPYTVDGALAKAFNQHPVIKIAQADVDSAKFQYKQSKSTNYPTVSFEAAQTWRDDAGGTPGSSDEFSAMVRLRYNLYNGGSDQDRAESAAYQLNKAKDLRESTYRNVEESLRLSWSALDLTVQQKEFLSDHVDSASDTVISYEKQYRIGKRTLLDLLNTENELFEARKGYLDAKYDEQYAKYRVMNATGNLLTGLRVETPQEWNEKVEY, from the coding sequence ATGGCCTTTCCAGCTGCGGCACAAACTCTAGAGCAAGCCGTCGCTTTTACGTTGGAGAGCAATCCTGACATTAAAAGTGCATACAATGAGTACGTTAGTAAACGTTATCTTAATGATGCTTCTGGCGGTGCTTATCGTCCAAGTATAGACTTGGATGGAGGTATTGGTTACGAACATACCGATCTAGCAACTAACTCAAGCACGACCGATCTGACTCGGAAAGAAGCGACAATTACGCTAACTCAGCTTATCTGGGATGGGGCTAATACATCGAATGATATTGACCGTACCGCGGCAGATGCGGAATCAGTGCGTTATCAATTGATATCTAATGCTCAAGATATCGCATTAGAAGTGACCAAGGTTTATCTCGATGCGGTAAAAGCCTATGAAGTGCTTTCACTCTCTGAAAACAACCTCGCAACCCACAAAAAAATATACAGCGATATTCGCAAGCGTGTTGAATCAGGTATTGGCTCAACGGCAGATATGTCACAGGTAGAAGCACGTATTGCTAAAGCGCACGGTAATTTACTTGCGGCGCAAAACAACCTTTTTGACACTCATACACAATTCAAAAGGCTTGTGGGTCAATCTCCGTTAGGCTTAACCTTCCCTCGTGCAGATGCAGGCGCTATCCCTTACACGGTTGATGGCGCATTAGCAAAAGCGTTTAATCAGCACCCAGTAATTAAGATTGCACAAGCCGATGTAGACTCAGCGAAATTTCAATACAAGCAATCTAAGAGCACCAACTACCCAACGGTTTCTTTTGAAGCCGCTCAAACCTGGCGCGATGATGCCGGTGGCACTCCAGGCAGCAGTGACGAGTTTTCTGCGATGGTTCGTTTAAGATACAACCTTTACAACGGCGGTTCAGACCAAGACCGTGCAGAAAGTGCCGCTTATCAACTAAACAAAGCGAAAGACCTCCGCGAGAGTACTTACCGTAATGTAGAAGAGAGCTTGCGTCTTTCATGGAGCGCACTTGATTTAACCGTTCAACAGAAAGAGTTTCTATCTGACCACGTAGACTCGGCATCAGACACCGTTATCTCTTATGAGAAACAATACCGTATCGGTAAACGTACCCTTCTCGATTTGCTTAACACCGAGAACGAACTGTTCGAAGCCCGCAAGGGCTATCTGGATGCCAAATACGACGAACAGTACGCGAAATACCGAGTAATGAATGCAACAGGAAACCTGTTAACTGGGTTACGCGTCGAAACCCCTCAAGAATGGAATGAAAAGGTAGAATACTAA
- a CDS encoding OmpA family protein, producing MKLIKTVFPLCLMIVSANVLAETSNEEFEYRALPDITQIYDLEDDDNDGVINARDLCPDTQIGAEIDNDGCGSYFESSEKKELHILFANNSTEINPVFLGQIRQMAAFLKRYEGTSIELQGYASKVGNAKHNLKLSKERASHVRRALISNGIQPSRVNIVGHGDSEFSSDDSQVNHALHRKVVASVVGFKGNIKEEWHIFTKIKK from the coding sequence ATGAAGCTGATAAAGACTGTATTTCCGCTTTGTCTCATGATTGTCTCTGCCAACGTTTTAGCTGAAACAAGCAATGAAGAATTTGAATATCGAGCTCTTCCAGACATCACGCAAATTTATGATCTCGAAGATGATGATAATGACGGCGTAATTAACGCACGAGATCTATGTCCCGATACGCAAATTGGTGCAGAGATCGATAACGACGGTTGTGGTTCATATTTTGAATCGTCAGAAAAGAAAGAGCTCCACATACTCTTTGCTAATAACTCTACGGAAATTAACCCTGTTTTCCTAGGGCAGATACGCCAGATGGCTGCGTTTTTGAAGCGTTACGAGGGTACATCGATTGAGTTACAAGGTTATGCCAGCAAAGTCGGCAATGCCAAACACAATTTAAAACTGTCAAAAGAACGAGCATCCCACGTAAGGCGTGCCCTTATCAGTAATGGTATTCAACCATCTCGAGTCAATATCGTGGGTCATGGCGACTCTGAATTCAGCAGTGATGACAGCCAAGTTAATCACGCACTACATCGAAAAGTTGTCGCTTCCGTTGTTGGATTTAAAGGCAACATCAAAGAAGAGTGGCACATCTTCACCAAAATAAAAAAGTAG
- a CDS encoding DUF2750 domain-containing protein — protein sequence MSKLTADTQANLELFVSETQETKLVWGLRNEEGWLACDSSEFESSEVMPFWSSKEDAQTHNVEEWADFEVLEIPLDIFVEDWLLTLAEDGVLVGINWNATLEGKELEPSDLAKLYI from the coding sequence ATGAGCAAACTAACAGCTGATACTCAAGCAAATCTAGAACTTTTCGTTTCTGAAACACAAGAAACTAAACTGGTATGGGGCCTTCGTAATGAAGAAGGTTGGCTAGCATGTGACTCAAGTGAATTCGAAAGCAGCGAAGTGATGCCTTTTTGGTCTTCAAAAGAAGATGCTCAGACTCACAACGTTGAAGAGTGGGCTGACTTCGAAGTATTAGAAATTCCACTAGATATCTTTGTAGAAGATTGGTTACTGACTCTAGCTGAAGACGGCGTTCTTGTTGGTATTAACTGGAATGCAACATTAGAAGGCAAAGAACTTGAGCCTTCTGATCTAGCGAAATTATACATCTAA
- a CDS encoding tetratricopeptide repeat-containing diguanylate cyclase has protein sequence MTHSVFIALLLFISFYSHGQVSTQDRHQDSPFNSSNLDSNTTPNADWNALYLSTLTHSPSRALNMLQTRYTGSTVYGDKLYLSSLLYQYMSHRDQPFYGIASNDSEYQAIEEAFISALMKDGQGQYEEAQQSFLTLLAKMQSRSDLTGRALLKYQLCRSLNEQAKYHQANYYCSALQSDLHNIADPVLPKFGTYRVIANNHHFRSDYQAALDTYLSLINVFPQGHDISGIYNDVGNLLKELKQYEKSAEYLKEALTLRESASDLMKAQVHHSLADLYLNQEQSDLAINHFQTARTLLSSSSHSYGIALTSLGLGKAYTQIRDYDLARGYLVNSLSASNELSNDVIRINAYLAISDMFEEQKLTTEALNYAQQALEVSEQVTRHKYIAQSLLQLSDLHQALSDYQQAFYFYQRYSSIQIETRDIDNRLAFEALDLTHAKYEQELENSFLINQTKLDRVQIEKMEHQRWLYNVIVILLLCAASFTVLANKTIRTKASIDAMTKAYGRTEIIRRIKRVRRCKGTDKQHVLVLLDLDRFKKINDEHGHPTGDRALVHISQQIRKHLMNDELFGRLGGEEFLIMLTNTKPVDVRERVEELHYAISSTVFLTESKKPLNVTASFAYLATSNALSDFDDLYSVLDQALYQAKSNGRNCIIDAYNEPID, from the coding sequence GTGACTCACTCTGTTTTTATTGCCCTTCTACTGTTCATTAGCTTTTATTCTCATGGCCAAGTATCAACACAAGATCGTCACCAGGACTCTCCTTTCAACTCATCTAATTTAGATTCAAACACGACTCCAAATGCTGATTGGAACGCACTCTATCTCTCGACTCTAACTCATTCCCCATCGCGTGCATTAAACATGCTGCAAACCCGTTACACTGGTTCTACCGTCTATGGGGATAAGCTTTACCTTTCATCTCTGTTATATCAATACATGAGCCACCGGGATCAACCGTTCTATGGAATCGCTTCAAACGACAGTGAGTACCAAGCGATTGAAGAAGCGTTTATTTCTGCATTGATGAAAGATGGCCAAGGCCAATATGAGGAAGCGCAACAAAGCTTTCTGACACTATTGGCGAAGATGCAATCACGCAGTGATTTGACTGGAAGAGCCCTGCTAAAATACCAGCTATGCCGATCGCTTAACGAGCAAGCTAAATATCATCAAGCGAACTATTACTGTTCTGCGCTTCAATCAGATTTACATAACATCGCTGACCCTGTGTTACCAAAGTTTGGTACTTATCGAGTCATCGCTAACAATCACCATTTCCGCAGTGACTATCAAGCCGCGCTAGATACCTACCTATCACTGATAAACGTGTTCCCACAAGGACATGACATTTCGGGGATCTATAATGATGTGGGTAACTTGCTTAAAGAATTAAAGCAATATGAAAAATCGGCAGAGTACCTCAAAGAAGCACTCACATTAAGAGAAAGTGCTTCTGATTTGATGAAAGCACAAGTGCATCATAGCCTTGCAGATCTCTACCTTAACCAAGAGCAAAGTGACTTAGCAATTAACCACTTTCAAACAGCAAGAACACTGCTGAGCTCATCTTCACATAGCTACGGTATCGCACTAACAAGTCTTGGCTTAGGAAAAGCTTACACTCAAATTAGGGACTATGATTTGGCAAGAGGTTACTTAGTCAACTCTCTGTCAGCTTCGAATGAATTAAGTAACGACGTCATTCGTATTAACGCTTACTTGGCTATAAGCGATATGTTCGAAGAGCAAAAGCTGACAACCGAGGCGCTCAATTATGCTCAGCAAGCTCTAGAAGTATCCGAGCAAGTCACAAGACACAAGTACATCGCTCAGTCACTCCTGCAGCTTTCCGACCTTCATCAAGCGCTCAGCGATTACCAGCAAGCTTTCTATTTCTACCAGCGATACTCATCTATACAAATTGAAACACGCGATATCGATAACAGGTTGGCTTTTGAAGCACTAGACCTGACCCACGCTAAATATGAGCAAGAATTGGAAAATTCTTTCCTGATAAATCAGACAAAGCTCGACCGCGTTCAAATTGAAAAAATGGAACATCAAAGATGGTTGTACAACGTAATTGTTATTCTGTTGCTGTGCGCCGCAAGCTTTACGGTATTAGCAAACAAAACGATTCGCACAAAAGCTTCCATCGATGCTATGACGAAAGCATATGGCCGGACCGAGATCATACGAAGAATCAAAAGAGTCAGACGCTGTAAAGGAACGGACAAGCAACATGTCCTCGTTCTGCTCGATCTGGATAGATTCAAGAAGATCAATGATGAACATGGACACCCTACCGGTGATAGAGCGCTCGTCCATATTAGCCAGCAAATACGAAAACACTTAATGAATGACGAATTGTTTGGTCGCTTAGGAGGCGAAGAATTTCTCATCATGCTAACCAATACCAAGCCTGTAGACGTGCGAGAGCGCGTCGAAGAGCTACATTACGCCATATCAAGCACCGTTTTCTTAACAGAAAGCAAAAAGCCACTTAATGTAACCGCGAGTTTTGCTTATCTAGCAACCTCAAACGCATTAAGTGACTTTGATGACTTGTACTCTGTGCTTGACCAAGCACTGTATCAAGCAAAGAGCAACGGCCGAAACTGCATCATTGATGCTTACAACGAACCAATTGATTGA
- the queC gene encoding 7-cyano-7-deazaguanine synthase QueC, with amino-acid sequence MKKAVVVFSGGQDSTTCLVQALKEYDEVHAITFDYGQRHRLEIEVAESLSKELGVKAHKVMDVTLLNELAISSLTRDDIPVSHELQENGLPNSFVPGRNILFLTLAGIYAYQIGAETVITGVCETDFSGYPDCRNDFVKAMNSALVQGMDKKLDIKTPLMWLNKAETWAMADQYSALELVRNKTLTCYNGIIGDGCGDCPACELRKVGLNDYLGDREGIMAELVRKQTENK; translated from the coding sequence ATGAAAAAAGCAGTCGTAGTATTCAGTGGTGGTCAAGACTCAACAACGTGTCTTGTTCAAGCTTTAAAAGAGTATGATGAAGTTCATGCGATTACGTTTGACTATGGTCAGCGCCATAGACTCGAGATTGAAGTTGCGGAGTCGTTGTCGAAAGAGCTTGGTGTGAAAGCGCACAAAGTGATGGATGTGACTCTGTTGAATGAACTGGCTATCAGCTCTCTGACTCGTGACGATATTCCTGTGTCTCATGAGCTACAAGAGAATGGACTACCAAACTCTTTTGTTCCTGGTCGTAATATTCTGTTCTTAACACTGGCCGGTATTTACGCGTACCAAATCGGTGCTGAAACTGTGATTACTGGTGTGTGTGAAACAGATTTCTCTGGTTATCCTGATTGTCGCAATGATTTTGTAAAAGCGATGAATTCTGCGCTTGTACAGGGCATGGACAAGAAGCTTGATATTAAAACACCACTGATGTGGCTGAACAAAGCTGAAACATGGGCGATGGCCGACCAATATTCAGCACTTGAGCTTGTTCGCAATAAAACACTGACTTGTTACAATGGCATCATCGGTGATGGTTGTGGCGATTGCCCAGCGTGTGAACTGCGTAAAGTTGGCCTTAACGATTACCTAGGTGATCGTGAAGGTATTATGGCTGAGTTGGTTCGCAAACAGACTGAGAATAAATAA
- the queE gene encoding 7-carboxy-7-deazaguanine synthase QueE, with product MYKINEMFETIQGEGVFTGVPAVFVRLQICPVGCSWCDTKQTWEALPEDETSLGDIMVKTEDSPTWSAIDAQGIVNEYIKQGYTAKHIVITGGEPCIYDLVPLTEAFEQHGCRCQIETSGTSEVKATTDTWVTVSPKVAMKAKLDILDSALVRANEIKHPVGTGKDIEQLDALIARADVPENTVIALQPISQKERATQLCIDTCIERNWRLSIQTHKYLSIA from the coding sequence TTGTACAAGATTAATGAAATGTTTGAAACCATCCAGGGCGAGGGCGTATTTACCGGCGTTCCTGCTGTTTTTGTTCGACTGCAAATTTGCCCTGTAGGCTGTTCTTGGTGTGATACCAAACAGACTTGGGAAGCGTTGCCGGAAGATGAAACGAGCCTTGGTGATATTATGGTTAAGACAGAGGATTCACCGACTTGGTCTGCAATCGATGCGCAAGGAATCGTGAATGAATATATCAAGCAAGGTTACACCGCGAAGCACATTGTGATTACTGGTGGTGAGCCGTGCATCTATGATCTTGTCCCTCTTACTGAAGCATTTGAGCAGCACGGTTGTCGCTGTCAGATTGAGACCAGCGGAACATCAGAAGTAAAAGCCACAACGGACACTTGGGTTACGGTGTCACCAAAAGTCGCAATGAAAGCCAAATTGGATATCCTTGATAGCGCACTCGTTCGTGCGAATGAAATCAAGCACCCTGTTGGTACAGGTAAAGATATCGAGCAACTAGATGCTCTTATTGCTAGAGCCGATGTTCCTGAAAATACAGTCATTGCACTTCAGCCGATTAGCCAAAAAGAACGTGCAACGCAACTGTGTATTGATACTTGTATTGAACGTAACTGGCGTTTATCTATTCAAACTCACAAATATTTGAGCATCGCATAG
- a CDS encoding Cof-type HAD-IIB family hydrolase, producing MYKLIALDMDGTLLNSDKVISQENKDAIAKARAAGVKVVLASGRPLEGMQSKLDELSIKGEDDFVLFYNGSMVQNVSTKELIHSEISNGEAAKEIAALAVQLGGYVHAFSKIHGLITPENNEYTAIEARINGLEITEFDFSQLEDDHEIIKTMIVAEPSKLTEIIGKLPQELKAQFTIVQSAPFFLEFLNPNSNKGVGIEAIAKHLGITAEEVICMGDAENDHHMLEYAGLGIAMENAMEETKKLADHITASNDDHGVAVAIEKFIFNS from the coding sequence ATGTACAAACTGATTGCTCTTGATATGGATGGCACACTGCTCAACAGTGATAAAGTAATTTCTCAAGAGAACAAAGACGCGATTGCCAAAGCACGCGCTGCAGGTGTGAAAGTGGTTCTGGCTTCTGGTCGTCCTTTAGAAGGCATGCAGAGTAAGTTAGACGAGCTTTCAATCAAAGGCGAAGATGACTTTGTGCTCTTCTACAACGGCTCTATGGTTCAAAACGTCTCTACAAAAGAACTCATTCACAGTGAGATCAGCAATGGTGAAGCCGCGAAAGAGATCGCAGCCCTCGCTGTACAGCTTGGCGGTTATGTTCATGCATTCAGCAAGATTCATGGCTTAATCACGCCTGAAAACAATGAGTACACAGCTATTGAAGCGCGTATTAATGGCTTAGAGATTACCGAGTTCGACTTTTCTCAACTAGAAGACGACCACGAAATCATCAAAACTATGATTGTCGCAGAACCAAGCAAGCTGACTGAAATCATCGGCAAGTTGCCACAAGAGCTTAAGGCTCAATTTACTATCGTGCAAAGTGCACCATTCTTCTTAGAGTTCCTAAACCCGAATTCAAACAAGGGTGTCGGTATTGAGGCGATAGCTAAGCACTTGGGTATTACAGCAGAAGAAGTAATCTGCATGGGTGACGCTGAAAACGATCATCATATGCTTGAATACGCTGGCCTTGGCATTGCAATGGAAAACGCAATGGAAGAAACCAAGAAACTGGCGGATCACATCACAGCGAGCAACGACGACCATGGTGTAGCGGTCGCGATTGAGAAGTTTATCTTCAACTCATAA
- a CDS encoding bifunctional NUDIX hydrolase/phosphatase PAP2 family protein has protein sequence MAIRHLLVFILSLLSTTSAWASNTLPDHIAGALCVVRADNQIVLVDELITGQLSLPGGTVVSGEPPSVAAQRETWEEAGLSVTVGDVLGYTDSAVVYDCVSDSEVISYKARNELGGFELPIWFAPHYGVEVSRAMLLPPTELQANQYRYPEQWSEINEFFLSATDQPVTYVTELVGAAPKVHQVELNWIVSLQNAFENMPSVFANTVLLTDSLAKPWVFIVILPLIAWHFGRNFALKFGFTLISVTLLTLIAHQGFGFPRPHAYLPTLKLVMSSGYSFPSLLAGLWVSLTLLVFWKLKRLLEQKSILIVLAGLLWIMLFTSYSGSAFFSDVLMGGVLGALTTWHIVRLDAKPDVDISALLSSKGVWWALCLLSIVLTVIWPLPTFSFWVAILMTIACLVTLTDSKPLVGQFSFKIVFGVMAMLLAGNLLISWAGSFVSFSGIASFIVETLRFPILILFGVVAFRLPWKRE, from the coding sequence TTGGCTATTCGACATTTATTAGTTTTCATATTATCTCTTTTAAGTACTACTTCCGCTTGGGCAAGCAACACTTTGCCCGATCATATCGCGGGCGCCTTGTGTGTAGTACGTGCCGATAACCAAATCGTATTGGTTGATGAATTGATCACGGGGCAATTGTCTCTACCGGGAGGCACTGTGGTTTCTGGTGAGCCGCCATCGGTCGCGGCGCAACGAGAAACTTGGGAAGAGGCGGGCTTGTCCGTGACGGTCGGTGATGTGTTGGGATATACCGACAGTGCCGTTGTGTATGATTGTGTCTCTGACTCTGAAGTGATCAGTTACAAAGCTCGAAATGAGTTAGGTGGCTTTGAGCTACCAATCTGGTTTGCTCCTCATTATGGTGTGGAAGTCAGTCGCGCGATGTTATTGCCACCTACTGAGTTGCAAGCCAATCAATACCGTTACCCAGAGCAATGGTCTGAGATTAACGAATTCTTTCTATCCGCGACAGATCAACCTGTGACGTATGTGACTGAGCTGGTGGGCGCGGCACCGAAAGTCCATCAAGTTGAATTAAATTGGATTGTGTCGCTTCAAAACGCGTTCGAGAATATGCCAAGCGTGTTTGCGAATACTGTGCTTTTAACTGACTCGTTAGCGAAGCCATGGGTTTTCATCGTGATATTGCCGCTAATTGCTTGGCATTTTGGCCGTAACTTCGCGTTGAAGTTTGGCTTCACTTTGATCTCGGTGACATTGCTCACTTTAATCGCCCACCAAGGGTTTGGTTTTCCACGTCCGCATGCTTACTTGCCAACATTGAAGCTAGTGATGAGCAGTGGCTATAGCTTTCCAAGTTTATTGGCTGGCTTGTGGGTGAGTTTAACCTTGTTAGTCTTTTGGAAACTAAAGCGCCTCTTGGAGCAAAAATCGATTTTGATAGTGCTCGCGGGCCTACTGTGGATTATGCTATTTACGTCTTATTCAGGCAGTGCGTTCTTTAGTGATGTCTTAATGGGAGGCGTATTGGGCGCGTTAACGACTTGGCACATCGTGAGATTAGATGCGAAACCTGATGTTGATATTAGTGCCTTATTAAGCTCTAAAGGTGTCTGGTGGGCATTGTGCTTACTGTCGATTGTTCTCACGGTGATATGGCCACTGCCAACATTCTCTTTCTGGGTAGCAATTTTGATGACGATTGCATGCTTAGTAACGTTAACGGATTCGAAGCCTTTGGTCGGCCAGTTCTCATTCAAGATTGTATTTGGAGTGATGGCTATGTTGTTAGCGGGGAATCTACTGATTAGCTGGGCTGGAAGTTTCGTCTCATTCAGTGGCATCGCTTCATTTATCGTTGAGACCTTACGTTTCCCAATCTTGATTCTATTTGGTGTAGTGGCGTTTCGTCTGCCATGGAAAAGAGAGTAG
- a CDS encoding GNAT family N-acetyltransferase, translated as MNVTLRAAKHTDLEQLNELMFDLHHHHHLASPEHFKTAEEIEQEKSIARYLDDPECLVYVALKGELIVGFISGHFCELISTVSKPVPMGSVDELFILPDYRKESIAEKLFSKVEATFDDYGVEQVFVEVWDFNSPAKDFYQKMGFTPHIQWMRKALHKT; from the coding sequence ATGAATGTCACCTTAAGGGCTGCAAAGCATACGGATTTGGAACAACTTAATGAGTTAATGTTCGATCTCCACCATCATCACCACCTTGCTAGCCCAGAGCACTTTAAAACGGCAGAAGAGATTGAACAGGAAAAAAGCATTGCACGTTACTTGGATGATCCTGAATGCTTAGTCTATGTGGCATTAAAAGGTGAGCTCATTGTTGGCTTTATCTCCGGACATTTTTGTGAGCTTATCTCAACGGTGAGTAAACCGGTGCCGATGGGGAGTGTTGATGAACTGTTTATCTTGCCTGATTATCGAAAAGAATCGATTGCTGAAAAGTTGTTTAGCAAAGTTGAAGCGACTTTTGATGATTATGGGGTTGAACAAGTCTTTGTAGAGGTTTGGGACTTTAATTCACCTGCCAAGGACTTCTATCAAAAAATGGGGTTCACACCTCACATTCAATGGATGAGGAAGGCTTTGCACAAAACGTAG
- a CDS encoding glycine zipper domain-containing protein encodes MKFTKPFLLATLIVTLSGCASPATDNENENAARNRGAIGGALLGATAGALTGDASLAVKGAALGGVTGGVAGSMKDTDDARNAQRTQVTADGLAQDNRTDAEKRVAEVEAEIKLIELEQQLAELKEDKEDNGA; translated from the coding sequence ATGAAATTCACTAAACCTTTTCTTTTAGCGACACTGATTGTGACTCTTTCTGGTTGTGCATCACCTGCAACTGACAACGAAAATGAAAACGCAGCGCGTAATCGTGGTGCAATAGGTGGTGCTTTATTAGGAGCGACAGCAGGTGCTTTAACTGGAGATGCGAGCTTAGCCGTGAAGGGCGCTGCATTAGGTGGTGTGACCGGTGGTGTTGCTGGTTCAATGAAAGATACGGATGATGCGAGAAACGCACAACGAACCCAAGTCACTGCCGATGGTCTAGCGCAAGACAATCGCACCGATGCAGAAAAGCGAGTTGCTGAAGTAGAGGCTGAAATTAAACTTATCGAACTAGAACAACAGCTTGCTGAACTCAAAGAAGATAAAGAAGATAACGGCGCATAA
- a CDS encoding propionyl-CoA synthetase, with product MSATNQMNRKTDYITEYQWAREDPNSFWETQSQAIDWFEPPKTILQTDDNGIERWFPDGVMNTCWLALDYHCENGRGDNTALIYDSPVTGTQSSYTYKQLRDQVAKVAGMLATQGVTKGDRVVIYMPMIPEAAMAMLACARLGAVHSVVFGGFAPHELAVRIEDAEPKVLITASCGVEINKVLPYKPMVDRAIMDSRWKPEKVVVFQREQSLAELNNERDVLWQQAVSDALPHVCVPVLATDPLYILYTSGTTGKPKGVVRDNGGHAVAMKYSMSTIYDMPQDGVFWAASDVGWVVGHSYIVYAPLIHGCTTILFEGKPVRTPDPGAFWRVCEQYNVDVLFSAPTAFRAIKKEDPEGELLTKYDLSSLKSIFMAGERLDPPTLDWVESHTNKPVIDHWWQTETGWAISANPTGLESLPVKAGSSTKPVPGYQVEILNELGEIAQTNQQGFVALKRPLPPGCLPTVWRNHDRFESGYLSQFPGYYVSGDGGYLDEDGYLFIMGRIDDVINVAGHRLSTGEMEEIVGGHPAIAECAVVGIHDDLKGQLPLGLVVLKDGVKVDGIELQAELVGKVRNEIGAVACFKQALVVERLPKTRSGKILRRTIRQIAEGEQYVVPSTIDDPTSLTEIAEKLGK from the coding sequence ATGTCTGCTACGAATCAAATGAACAGAAAAACAGACTATATCACCGAGTACCAATGGGCTAGGGAAGACCCTAATTCGTTTTGGGAAACACAATCACAAGCGATAGATTGGTTTGAACCACCAAAAACGATATTACAAACTGACGATAACGGTATTGAGCGCTGGTTTCCTGATGGGGTGATGAACACGTGCTGGCTGGCGCTTGATTATCATTGTGAAAATGGGCGAGGTGACAATACCGCGCTGATTTACGACTCTCCAGTTACAGGAACTCAATCCTCGTACACTTACAAACAACTGCGTGACCAAGTGGCTAAAGTCGCTGGTATGTTAGCCACGCAAGGCGTTACCAAAGGCGATCGTGTGGTGATCTACATGCCAATGATTCCTGAAGCGGCGATGGCAATGTTGGCCTGTGCACGACTAGGCGCGGTGCATTCGGTGGTGTTTGGTGGGTTTGCTCCTCATGAGCTTGCCGTTCGAATTGAAGATGCCGAGCCGAAGGTGTTGATTACAGCGTCTTGTGGAGTCGAGATAAACAAGGTTCTACCATATAAGCCAATGGTTGACAGAGCGATCATGGACAGCCGTTGGAAACCAGAAAAAGTCGTGGTATTCCAAAGAGAGCAGTCTCTAGCCGAATTGAACAATGAACGTGATGTACTTTGGCAACAAGCGGTTAGCGATGCATTACCTCATGTGTGTGTGCCTGTTCTAGCTACTGATCCACTATACATACTGTATACATCAGGGACGACGGGTAAGCCAAAAGGCGTGGTGCGTGATAATGGTGGTCACGCGGTCGCCATGAAATACTCGATGAGCACTATCTACGATATGCCGCAAGATGGTGTGTTTTGGGCAGCTTCCGATGTCGGCTGGGTAGTGGGGCATTCCTATATTGTTTATGCGCCATTGATTCATGGCTGCACGACCATTTTGTTTGAAGGCAAGCCAGTACGAACACCAGATCCCGGCGCATTCTGGCGTGTGTGTGAACAGTACAACGTCGATGTATTGTTTTCTGCTCCAACGGCATTTAGAGCCATTAAGAAAGAAGATCCTGAAGGTGAGTTGCTCACCAAGTATGACTTATCATCACTCAAGTCGATTTTCATGGCTGGCGAGCGTTTGGACCCGCCAACATTGGATTGGGTCGAGTCTCATACCAATAAACCGGTTATCGATCATTGGTGGCAAACAGAAACGGGTTGGGCTATTTCTGCAAATCCGACAGGGCTTGAATCTTTGCCTGTAAAAGCGGGTTCTTCAACCAAGCCAGTACCCGGTTACCAAGTGGAGATCCTCAATGAATTGGGTGAAATCGCACAAACGAATCAACAAGGGTTTGTGGCACTTAAACGACCATTGCCGCCTGGTTGCTTACCCACGGTATGGCGCAATCATGATCGGTTTGAATCGGGTTATTTGAGTCAGTTCCCGGGCTATTATGTTTCTGGGGACGGTGGCTATCTTGATGAAGATGGGTATCTATTTATCATGGGCCGTATCGACGATGTGATAAACGTAGCGGGACACCGTCTGTCGACGGGAGAAATGGAAGAGATAGTGGGTGGTCACCCAGCCATTGCAGAATGTGCGGTAGTCGGTATTCACGATGACTTAAAAGGGCAGCTACCTCTTGGTTTAGTTGTGCTGAAAGATGGCGTAAAAGTCGATGGCATTGAGTTGCAAGCGGAGTTGGTTGGCAAGGTTCGCAATGAGATTGGCGCGGTCGCCTGTTTTAAGCAAGCCTTGGTTGTTGAGAGGTTACCTAAGACACGTTCAGGTAAGATCTTACGCAGAACTATCCGACAGATCGCAGAAGGTGAACAATATGTGGTGCCTTCGACGATTGACGACCCTACCAGCTTAACTGAAATTGCTGAAAAGCTCGGTAAATAG